One window from the genome of [Clostridium] celerecrescens 18A encodes:
- a CDS encoding helix-turn-helix transcriptional regulator yields the protein MKKSERLNDMMIYLNDKKFFSLKSIMDRYSISKSTALRDIQSLEEIGMPIYSKTGRNGCYGILPNRLLSPIVFTVDEVQALYFAMQTLNAYQSTPFHLNVQKLKQKFEGCISEERIKNLRKMELIFRLGSYKSKNVCNCLQDILHMAVDENVCEVHYTKGELKKQYYVQFFDITSAYGQWYATAYNFQTKKPQVFRCDKIYFVQPSDKYIAKPLSEFLISPKEMFRDHDSIDFEVGVTAKGVDIFYKEHYPSMELQQENGKYYIRGFYKKGEEPFIADYFTIYGKRIISINPAGLKNLILDRLDTLKSHFISL from the coding sequence ATGAAAAAATCAGAGCGGCTGAATGATATGATGATATACTTAAATGATAAAAAGTTTTTCAGTCTCAAAAGCATAATGGACAGATATTCTATTTCCAAAAGTACAGCGCTTCGGGACATTCAGTCCTTAGAAGAAATCGGCATGCCGATATATTCTAAGACTGGGCGGAACGGATGTTATGGCATCCTTCCCAATCGATTATTATCCCCAATTGTTTTTACGGTTGACGAGGTTCAGGCGCTGTATTTTGCCATGCAAACGCTTAACGCCTATCAATCCACGCCTTTTCATTTGAACGTCCAAAAGCTAAAGCAAAAGTTTGAAGGATGTATATCAGAAGAACGAATAAAGAATTTACGGAAGATGGAATTGATTTTTCGCTTAGGGAGTTACAAAAGCAAGAATGTATGTAACTGCCTGCAGGATATCCTGCACATGGCGGTTGATGAAAACGTCTGTGAAGTCCACTATACAAAGGGAGAACTTAAGAAGCAGTATTATGTTCAGTTCTTTGATATTACCTCTGCCTATGGTCAGTGGTATGCAACGGCGTACAATTTCCAGACGAAAAAGCCGCAAGTGTTCCGCTGTGATAAAATTTATTTTGTACAGCCTAGCGATAAATATATAGCAAAGCCGCTTTCTGAATTTCTTATTTCACCGAAAGAAATGTTTCGGGATCATGATTCCATTGACTTTGAGGTTGGTGTTACCGCCAAAGGCGTGGATATATTCTATAAAGAGCATTATCCATCAATGGAGCTGCAACAGGAAAATGGGAAATATTATATAAGAGGTTTTTATAAGAAAGGGGAAGAACCGTTTATCGCCGATTATTTCACTATTTACGGTAAACGGATTATCTCGATCAATCCAGCCGGCTTGAAAAATTTAATTCTAGATCGGTTAGATACATTAAAAAGTCATTTTATTTCATTATGA